A genomic segment from Nicotiana tabacum cultivar K326 chromosome 9, ASM71507v2, whole genome shotgun sequence encodes:
- the LOC107796266 gene encoding ABC transporter F family member 1 yields MVSDAAKKRDAQKKAAAAARRGGKGAAASSKAAATASKAAPETNGVDNLTNGVGDLHISDRNCTGVLCSHPLSRDIRIQSLSVTFHGHDLIVDSELELNYGRRYGLLGLNGCGKSTLLTAIGLRELPIPEHMDIFHLSREIDASDMSALEAVINCDEERLKLEKEAEALAGQDDGGGEQLERIYERLEAMDAATAEKRAAEILFGLGFDKKMQAKKTCDFSGGWRMRISLARALFMNPTILLLDEPTNHLDLEACVWLEESLKNFERILVVISHSQDFLNGVCTNIIHMQNKKLKLYTGNYDQYVQTRSELEENQMKQYKWEQEQIASMKEYIARFGHGSAKLARQAQSKEKTLAKMERGGLTEKVGRDSVLVFRFTDVGKLPPPVLQFSEVAFGYTPENLIYKNLDFGVDLDSRIALVGPNGAGKSTLLKLMIGDLFPTDGMVKRHNHLKIAQYHQHLAEKLDMDMSALQYMMREYPGNEEEKMRAAIGRFGLTGKAQVMAMKNLSDGQRSRVIFAWLAYRQPHMLLLDEPTNHLDIETIDSLAEALNEWDGGMVLVSHDFRLINQVAHEIWVCENQAVTRWEGDIMDFKKHLKKRAGLGE; encoded by the exons ATGGTGTCGGATGCGGCAAAGAAGAGAGATGCACAGAAGAAGGCGGCGGCAGCTGCTAGGAGAGGAGGAAAGGGTGCAGCCGCGTCATCCAAGGCGGCGGCGACCGCATCCAAAGCGGCACCAGAGACCAACGGGGTCGATAATTTGACGAACGGAGTGGGGGATCTTCACATATCTGATCGAAATTGCACTGGTGTTTTGTGTTCGCATCCCCTTTCCAGGGATATTCGG ATACAATCTTTATCAGTCACCTTCCACGGACATGATCTCATTGTTGATTCTGAACTGGAGCTCAACTATGGAAG ACGTTATGGGTTGTTGGGACTGAATGGCTGCGGGAAATCTACTCTTCTTACCGCTATAGGGCTTCGGGAACTTCCCATCCCAGAGCACATGGATATTTTTCATCTTTCACGGGAGATTGATGCCTCTGACATGTCTGCTCTTGAGGCCGTCATTAATTGTGACGAAGAGAGGTTGAAATTGGAGAAAGAAGCTGAAGCTTTGGCTGGACAG GATGATGGTGGTGGAGAGCAACTTGAACGGATCTATGAGCGTTTAGAAGCTATGGATGCAGCAACTGCTGAGAAACGCGCTGCTGAGATCTTGTTTGGTCTTGGATTTGATAAGAAAATGCAAGCAAAGAAAACATGTGATTTCTCCGGTGGCTGGAGAATGAGGATTTCTCTTGCGCGAGCCCTATTTATGAATCCAACAATTTTGTTGCTTGATGAACCGACAAACCATCTTG ACCTAGAGGCCTGTGTGTGGTTAGAAGAATCCTTGAAGAATTTCGAGCGCATTCTGGTTGTCATTTCACACTCCCAGGATTTTCTCAATGGTGTATGTACCAATATCATCCACATGCAAAACAAGAAATTGAAGCTCTATACAGGAAACTACGACCAATATGTTCAAACCCGTTCAGAGCTAGAAGAGAACCAGATGAAACAGTATAAGTGGGAGCAGGAGCAGATTGCTTCAATGAAGGAGTACATTGCTCGCTTTGGACACGGTTCAGCTAAGCTAGCCCGTCAAGCACAGAGTAAAGAAAAAACATTGGCTAAGATGGAGCGTGGCGGGCTTACAGAGAAGGTGGGGAGGGACAGTGTCTTGGTTTTCCGGTTTACTGATGTTGGCAAACTTCCTCCTCCTGTTTTACAGTTTTCGGAAGTCGCATTTGGCTACACACCTGAGAACCTCATCTACAAGAACCTTGATTTTGGTGTAGATCTTGATTCCAGGATAGCACTTGTGGGGCCTAATGGAGCTGGAAAGAGCACACTGCTTAAGCTGATGATAGGGGATTTATTCCCCACTGATGGCATGGTTAAGCGGCATAATCACCTTAAAATTGCACAGTACCACCAGCACTTGGCTGAGAAGCTAGACATGGACATGTCTGCTCTTCAGTACATGATGAGAGAGTACCCTGGGAATGAGGAGGAGAAGATGAGGGCAGCAATTGGGAGGTTTGGCCTAACAGGTAAAGCTCAAGTAATGGCTATGAAGAACTTGTCCGATGGCCAACGTAGTAGGGTGATTTTTGCATGGTTGGCTTATAGGCAACCTCACATGCTGCTGTTGGATGAGCCAACCAACCATCTTGATATTGAGACAATTGACTCACTTGCAGAGGCATTGAATGAATGGGATGGTGGGATGGTTCTAGTTAGTCATGATTTTAGGCTCATAAACCAGGTTGCCCATGAGATATGGGTATGTGAAAATCAGGCTGTTACACGGTGGGAGGGTGATATCATGGACTTCAAGAAACACTTGAAAAAGAGGGCTGGATTGGGTGAGTGA